A genomic segment from Prochlorothrix hollandica PCC 9006 = CALU 1027 encodes:
- the pstC gene encoding phosphate ABC transporter permease subunit PstC, which yields MAIDPASPMTSSLWKPNRQLNQRIELGVKLIFATFALISVITTLGIVLTLVFETFEFFKEVPIWNFLTQTKWTPLFSSGEFGIFVLISATLLTSSISMMVAIPLGLLAAVCLSEYASPKVRKIFKPVLEILAGIPTVVFGYFALLFVTPLLQNFIPGLQGFNALSAGIVLGVSITPLVASLSEDAIYAVPQSLRDGAYALGSTKQETIVSVVLPAALSGIVASIILAISRAIGETMIVTLAAGQNPRFGLNPLVPIMTMTAFIVQVSLGDTPATSIAYKTIFAVGMTLFLITLTLNIFSFWFVRRFRQKYE from the coding sequence ATGGCTATAGATCCAGCCTCGCCGATGACCAGCTCCCTCTGGAAACCTAATCGACAGCTCAATCAGCGAATAGAGCTAGGGGTCAAACTGATCTTTGCTACCTTTGCATTGATATCCGTCATTACGACCCTCGGTATTGTTTTAACCCTTGTCTTTGAAACATTTGAATTTTTCAAAGAAGTCCCTATTTGGAATTTTCTAACCCAAACTAAATGGACTCCCCTCTTTAGCAGCGGAGAATTTGGAATTTTCGTCCTCATTAGTGCCACCCTACTAACCTCCTCCATTAGTATGATGGTGGCCATTCCCTTGGGGCTATTGGCAGCAGTTTGCTTAAGTGAATATGCCAGTCCCAAAGTTCGGAAAATCTTCAAACCTGTTTTGGAGATTCTCGCAGGGATTCCAACTGTAGTTTTCGGATACTTTGCCCTGCTTTTTGTCACGCCCTTACTCCAAAACTTTATCCCAGGTTTACAGGGATTCAATGCCCTCAGTGCTGGCATCGTTCTCGGCGTTTCCATCACCCCCTTAGTGGCTTCCCTCAGTGAAGATGCCATTTATGCAGTCCCCCAAAGTTTGCGAGATGGTGCCTATGCGTTGGGTTCCACTAAACAGGAAACGATCGTATCCGTAGTACTGCCCGCAGCCCTGTCCGGCATTGTAGCCTCAATTATTTTGGCCATCTCGCGGGCGATCGGCGAAACCATGATTGTCACCTTAGCGGCAGGTCAAAACCCCCGGTTTGGACTCAACCCCCTAGTGCCCATCATGACCATGACCGCCTTCATTGTACAGGTGAGCCTTGGCGATACTCCAGCCACCTCCATTGCCTACAAAACCATCTTTGCCGTGGGTATGACCCTATTTCTCATTACCCTCACCTTGAATATTTTTAGTTTTTGGTTTGTGCGTCGTTTCCGGCAGAAATATGAATGA
- a CDS encoding 4a-hydroxytetrahydrobiopterin dehydratase, translated as MNPLLTSADLATQVAQLPPGWQVDGKTLRCRRVFGDFLEAIAFVNALVEPAETAGHHPDLTISYNQVTVVLTTHDAGGLTQNDFDLAQIISNL; from the coding sequence ATGAACCCCCTGCTTACCTCGGCTGATCTGGCAACCCAAGTGGCTCAGTTGCCCCCCGGTTGGCAAGTGGACGGCAAAACCCTACGCTGTCGCCGCGTCTTTGGGGATTTTCTGGAGGCGATCGCCTTTGTCAATGCCCTAGTGGAACCCGCAGAAACCGCAGGCCACCACCCCGACCTCACAATTTCCTATAACCAGGTCACGGTTGTCCTCACCACCCACGATGCCGGTGGACTAACCCAAAACGATTTTGACCTCGCCCAGATTATTAGTAATCTTTGA
- the lpxD gene encoding UDP-3-O-(3-hydroxymyristoyl)glucosamine N-acyltransferase, which produces MKFSSLIETLSAQGHAPLGWGGAPDLDLQGLSQISESLPHTVTYVEGPKYAHYIAETQASVVVIPSDATLQAAVEAQGLGWITAQSPRLLFAHILGLFYQPFPGDPGIHATAIVAPDVVLGEGVAIGAHAVVQGGVTLGDGVCIQANVVIYPQVTVGDRTLLHANCVIHERSQLGSDCVIHSGAVIGAEGFGFVPTGQGWVKMQQSGRVVLDAGVEVGCNSTIDRPALGETRIGANTKIDNLVHIGHGCTIGRNCALAAQVGLAGGVTLGDHVILAGQVGVANQAHIGDGAIASSKSGIHGNVEAGAVVSGYPAIANRLWLKAVAVYNRLPELHKAVKQLERQLERQRDQ; this is translated from the coding sequence ATGAAATTCAGTAGCCTCATTGAAACCCTCAGTGCCCAGGGCCATGCTCCCTTGGGCTGGGGTGGCGCTCCGGATCTGGATCTCCAGGGACTGTCCCAAATCAGCGAGTCTTTACCCCACACGGTTACTTATGTGGAGGGTCCGAAGTATGCCCACTACATTGCTGAAACCCAGGCGAGTGTAGTGGTGATTCCCTCGGATGCCACGCTTCAAGCTGCGGTGGAGGCCCAGGGGTTGGGGTGGATCACGGCGCAGTCGCCTCGGTTGTTGTTTGCCCATATTCTGGGCCTGTTTTATCAGCCCTTTCCTGGGGATCCGGGGATTCATGCCACGGCGATCGTCGCCCCAGATGTGGTTCTGGGGGAGGGGGTGGCCATTGGTGCCCATGCGGTGGTGCAGGGGGGGGTGACCCTGGGAGATGGGGTCTGTATTCAGGCCAATGTGGTGATCTATCCCCAGGTGACCGTTGGCGATCGCACCTTGCTCCATGCCAACTGTGTGATCCATGAACGGAGCCAGTTGGGATCGGATTGCGTGATCCACAGCGGTGCGGTGATTGGAGCCGAAGGCTTTGGGTTTGTGCCCACGGGCCAGGGCTGGGTCAAAATGCAGCAATCCGGTCGGGTGGTGTTGGATGCGGGGGTAGAGGTGGGTTGTAATAGCACGATCGATCGCCCCGCCCTCGGCGAAACCCGCATCGGAGCCAATACCAAAATTGATAACTTGGTTCACATTGGCCATGGCTGCACCATTGGCCGCAACTGTGCCCTCGCGGCCCAGGTGGGTTTGGCGGGAGGGGTGACCCTGGGGGATCATGTCATTTTGGCGGGACAGGTGGGGGTGGCGAATCAGGCCCACATCGGCGATGGGGCGATCGCCTCGTCCAAGTCCGGTATCCATGGCAATGTGGAGGCGGGGGCTGTGGTGTCTGGCTACCCGGCGATCGCCAATCGGCTGTGGCTCAAAGCGGTAGCTGTGTATAATCGCCTTCCTGAATTACATAAAGCGGTTAAACAATTAGAGCGACAGCTAGAGCGACAGCGTGATCAATAA
- a CDS encoding PstS family phosphate ABC transporter substrate-binding protein: MAALTLGVAACGGGGTDTTTPAGTEPAGTEPAGTEASGSSASGSVQIDGSSTVFPISEAMAEEFMVANPDAKVTVGVSGTGGGFKRFCSGETDISNASRPIKTEEMEICATAGIEFIEVPVAYDGLSVVVHPSNNWATCMTPEELAKTWAPTAEGKITNWKQINDTYPDKPLDLFGPGTDSGTYDYFVEATVDAVLEEEGTRGDFTASEDDNVIVQGVTSDEAGMGFFGYAYYEENKDSLKIVPIKNANGDCVEPTPETIADGTYNPLSRPIFFYVKKTSYEENPAVKGFVDYHLDPANSGLITEAGYVALPDMTMGKVLDRVTAMTVGSIFEGGSSVGVKLDDKL; encoded by the coding sequence ATGGCTGCCCTAACCCTAGGGGTAGCGGCCTGTGGAGGCGGCGGAACGGATACCACAACCCCCGCCGGTACTGAACCCGCCGGTACTGAACCCGCCGGTACTGAGGCATCGGGTTCCAGTGCCAGTGGTTCGGTTCAAATTGACGGTTCGAGCACCGTATTTCCCATTTCCGAAGCCATGGCTGAGGAATTTATGGTGGCTAACCCTGACGCTAAGGTCACAGTGGGTGTTTCCGGGACTGGGGGAGGCTTCAAGCGCTTCTGTAGCGGGGAAACGGATATTTCTAACGCCTCTCGGCCCATTAAGACCGAAGAAATGGAGATTTGCGCTACAGCCGGCATTGAATTCATTGAAGTCCCCGTTGCCTATGATGGTCTGTCGGTGGTGGTTCACCCATCCAATAACTGGGCCACATGCATGACTCCTGAAGAACTGGCCAAAACTTGGGCACCCACCGCCGAAGGTAAAATCACCAACTGGAAACAGATTAACGACACCTACCCTGACAAGCCTCTGGATCTCTTTGGCCCAGGAACCGACTCCGGTACCTATGACTATTTTGTGGAAGCCACCGTTGATGCTGTCTTAGAAGAAGAAGGCACACGGGGAGACTTCACCGCCAGCGAAGATGACAACGTCATTGTTCAAGGGGTGACCTCCGATGAAGCAGGCATGGGCTTTTTTGGCTATGCCTACTATGAAGAGAACAAAGACAGCTTAAAAATTGTCCCAATCAAAAATGCCAATGGGGACTGTGTAGAACCCACGCCGGAAACGATCGCCGACGGTACCTACAATCCGCTGTCTCGCCCCATCTTCTTCTACGTTAAGAAGACTTCCTACGAAGAGAATCCGGCTGTGAAAGGATTTGTGGATTATCACCTTGATCCGGCCAACAGCGGTCTGATTACTGAAGCGGGTTACGTTGCCCTTCCCGACATGACCATGGGCAAGGTGCTCGATCGCGTCACCGCCATGACCGTAGGCTCTATCTTTGAGGGGGGTTCCTCCGTCGGGGTCAAGTTGGATGACAAGCTCTAA
- the pstA gene encoding phosphate ABC transporter permease PstA, with the protein MTTQQSPSSPLSPLESQNLFKPNLKGRYRKDWIFQALTWAAVAFAVTVLAVLIFDTLIDALPRLEWSFLTSFPSRKPEQAGIYAALTGTVWVMIIVALISFPLGVGAGIYLEEFATDNWITRIIEINISNLAGVPSIIYGLLGLAAFVRLMEPITGGRSVLAGALTLILLILPVIIVSTRESLRAVPESLRLAGFALGSTRWQVVREHVLPMALPGVLTGMILALSRAIGETAPLITIGALTFVPFVPQLPLAQWFQNPVEAAQVFWGEGIQSPFTVLPIQVYNWVSRPQKGFHTDAAAGIIVLLVVLLAMNSIAIVLRDKLQKTR; encoded by the coding sequence ATGACGACTCAACAGTCCCCCAGTTCTCCCCTTTCCCCTTTGGAATCCCAGAACCTTTTTAAACCCAACCTCAAAGGCCGCTACCGTAAAGATTGGATTTTCCAAGCCTTGACCTGGGCAGCGGTGGCCTTTGCTGTCACTGTCCTAGCCGTCCTGATCTTCGATACTCTCATTGATGCCTTACCCCGGTTAGAGTGGTCTTTTCTAACCAGCTTTCCCTCCCGCAAACCGGAACAGGCAGGTATTTATGCTGCCCTCACGGGCACAGTTTGGGTAATGATTATTGTTGCTCTGATCTCGTTCCCCTTAGGGGTTGGAGCAGGCATCTACCTAGAAGAATTTGCCACGGATAACTGGATTACTCGTATCATTGAAATTAACATTAGTAACCTGGCAGGGGTACCCTCGATTATTTATGGTTTATTGGGGTTAGCTGCCTTTGTGCGTCTGATGGAGCCGATTACCGGAGGTCGTAGTGTTTTAGCCGGGGCTTTAACCCTGATTTTGCTGATTTTACCAGTGATTATTGTTTCTACGCGGGAATCCTTGAGGGCAGTTCCCGAAAGTCTGAGATTAGCAGGCTTTGCCTTAGGTTCTACCCGTTGGCAAGTGGTGCGCGAGCATGTTTTACCCATGGCCCTGCCAGGGGTCTTGACCGGTATGATTTTGGCATTATCCCGTGCCATCGGCGAAACGGCTCCCCTCATCACCATTGGTGCTTTAACCTTTGTTCCCTTTGTGCCCCAATTGCCCCTGGCCCAATGGTTCCAAAATCCGGTGGAGGCAGCCCAAGTGTTCTGGGGAGAAGGAATCCAAAGTCCTTTTACGGTGTTGCCCATCCAAGTCTATAACTGGGTTTCTCGGCCCCAGAAGGGGTTCCATACCGATGCGGCGGCGGGGATTATCGTCCTCCTAGTGGTGCTGTTGGCGATGAATTCCATCGCGATCGTCCTGCGGGATAAATTACAAAAAACCCGCTAA
- a CDS encoding helix-turn-helix domain-containing protein has product MDSNSPEPVADFSGTKDPFLVFLQQRLKQRQIPSFRQLALRSQVTPWQVGQLRQGQVHQMRLEPLLRIAQTLDLSLGELLAAAGLADRAPNTTLNPSLNPSPEPSPEPSLDSLRRECDRLQQQLQRQEQDLRQQFQRQSLGQLESWLKNWPKVVYAVENTKPELLAAKVLPLLHPLEELLASWGVATIGSVGEVVAYEPRQHQMLRSGDAVGVAGDAGNGSIAGNGNIAGNLVQIQRPGYRHGSDLLHRAEVKPWQP; this is encoded by the coding sequence ATGGATTCTAATTCCCCTGAACCGGTGGCCGATTTTTCTGGAACCAAAGACCCCTTCCTGGTCTTTCTGCAACAGCGCCTGAAGCAGCGACAGATCCCCAGTTTCCGGCAGTTGGCGCTGCGATCCCAGGTGACCCCTTGGCAAGTGGGCCAGTTGCGCCAGGGTCAGGTACACCAGATGCGGCTAGAACCCCTGTTACGGATAGCCCAGACCCTAGACCTGAGCCTGGGGGAATTGCTGGCAGCGGCGGGTTTGGCCGATCGCGCCCCCAACACTACCCTAAACCCCAGCCTAAACCCCAGCCCAGAACCCAGCCCAGAACCCAGCCTAGACAGTCTCCGCCGTGAGTGCGATCGGCTCCAGCAGCAGCTACAGCGTCAGGAACAGGATCTACGCCAACAGTTTCAGCGCCAAAGCCTGGGTCAACTGGAATCCTGGCTCAAGAACTGGCCCAAGGTGGTCTATGCCGTCGAAAATACCAAACCAGAACTCCTAGCGGCCAAGGTTTTGCCCTTGTTGCATCCCTTGGAAGAGCTGTTGGCAAGCTGGGGTGTGGCGACGATCGGCAGCGTGGGAGAAGTGGTGGCCTATGAACCCCGCCAGCATCAAATGCTGCGATCGGGAGATGCCGTAGGAGTTGCAGGAGATGCAGGAAATGGCAGCATTGCAGGAAATGGCAACATTGCAGGGAATCTGGTGCAAATCCAACGGCCCGGTTATCGCCATGGGTCGGATTTACTCCACCGAGCAGAGGTTAAACCCTGGCAGCCTTAG
- a CDS encoding SLC13 family permease — MQALSSLRSWLIPTTRKQWALLVFLGLVMALAIGLWQLAPPNFPLFQLSWQGWVTLAITFIAFLFNAFSSVSPDVTFLGALAVLFLSGILDEKQALSGFSNSGVITIGVLYMVVTGLQQTGGLAWISQEVLGLPKGLNAALIRLMLPVIGLSAFLNNTPLVAMFIPVVNDWSRKLRISPSKLMIPLSYAAIFGGMCTLIGTSTNLVVNGLLIAQTDLPGLSLFSVTPISLPCVLFGTVFVMVSHPWLLPERKPAISDHDDPRQYTVEMVVEAKSPLTGKTVTQAGLRQLPGLFLMEIVRGQDVLPAVSPQEKLRDYDQLVFVGAVDSIVDLQKLRGLQPATDQVFKLDAPRSERQLIEAVVSNTCPLMGQTIREGQFRKRYNAVVLAVARNGERLVGKMGDVRLQPGDTLLLESHPSFLQQHRGSRDFYLFTSIPDSEPLRHEKAPLALIILVAMVVLAAFGWLTMLQAAIVATVFMLLTRCCSSDRAFQSVEWSVLLVVAAALGLSEALDSTGAAQAIAASFLQLTGRDPWIALVVIYGLTTLITEIITNNAAAALVFPIALSLSQELGVSFMPFVMIIMVGASASFATPIGYQTNLMVYGPGGYRFMDFMRIGLPLNLLFWAVTVTITPWIYPF, encoded by the coding sequence ATGCAAGCCTTGTCTTCATTGCGCTCTTGGTTAATTCCCACCACCCGCAAACAGTGGGCACTTTTGGTATTTTTGGGACTGGTGATGGCCTTGGCGATCGGTCTCTGGCAGCTTGCTCCTCCTAACTTCCCCCTCTTTCAACTCTCTTGGCAGGGGTGGGTCACCCTAGCTATCACCTTCATTGCTTTTTTGTTTAACGCCTTTTCCTCCGTGTCCCCCGATGTCACCTTTCTCGGAGCCTTAGCGGTTCTGTTCCTCAGCGGCATCTTGGATGAAAAACAGGCGTTGTCAGGGTTTAGCAACTCTGGGGTTATTACCATTGGTGTGTTGTATATGGTAGTGACAGGGCTGCAACAAACCGGGGGGTTAGCGTGGATTTCTCAGGAAGTATTGGGCCTGCCCAAAGGACTCAACGCCGCCTTGATCCGGTTAATGCTGCCGGTCATTGGTCTCAGTGCCTTTTTGAACAATACCCCCCTGGTGGCCATGTTTATTCCCGTGGTCAACGACTGGTCCCGTAAGCTACGCATCAGTCCCTCCAAGTTGATGATTCCCCTCAGCTATGCCGCCATTTTTGGGGGAATGTGTACCCTCATCGGCACCAGCACCAACTTGGTGGTCAATGGTTTGCTGATTGCCCAGACTGATCTGCCCGGTCTGTCCCTCTTTTCCGTCACCCCCATCAGTTTGCCCTGTGTCCTCTTTGGGACAGTATTTGTCATGGTCAGCCATCCCTGGCTACTGCCGGAACGTAAACCCGCCATTAGTGATCATGATGATCCCCGTCAATACACCGTGGAAATGGTGGTGGAAGCGAAAAGTCCCCTCACGGGCAAGACCGTTACCCAAGCAGGCTTGCGGCAGTTGCCGGGACTGTTCTTAATGGAAATTGTGCGCGGGCAGGATGTTTTGCCAGCAGTCAGTCCCCAGGAAAAGTTACGGGATTACGATCAACTAGTGTTTGTGGGGGCGGTGGATTCCATTGTTGATTTGCAGAAACTGCGGGGTTTGCAGCCGGCCACGGATCAGGTGTTTAAGTTGGATGCCCCTCGATCGGAACGCCAGTTAATTGAAGCGGTGGTCTCCAATACCTGTCCATTGATGGGTCAAACCATTCGGGAAGGGCAGTTTCGCAAACGCTATAACGCTGTGGTTTTGGCGGTGGCCCGTAACGGGGAAAGACTGGTGGGCAAAATGGGGGATGTGCGCTTACAGCCCGGAGACACCCTATTACTAGAGTCCCATCCTTCTTTTTTGCAGCAGCATCGCGGATCGCGGGACTTCTATCTGTTCACCAGCATTCCCGACTCGGAACCCCTACGTCACGAAAAGGCTCCCTTGGCCCTGATTATTCTGGTGGCCATGGTGGTGTTGGCGGCCTTTGGCTGGTTGACCATGTTGCAGGCGGCGATCGTCGCTACAGTCTTCATGTTACTGACCCGCTGTTGTTCCAGCGATCGGGCCTTCCAGAGTGTCGAGTGGTCTGTGTTGCTGGTGGTGGCCGCTGCCCTGGGTCTCAGTGAAGCCCTGGATTCTACGGGAGCTGCCCAGGCGATCGCCGCCTCGTTCCTACAATTAACAGGCCGAGATCCCTGGATTGCCCTAGTGGTGATCTATGGTCTCACCACGCTGATCACCGAAATCATCACCAATAATGCTGCTGCTGCCCTGGTCTTCCCCATCGCCCTATCCCTATCCCAAGAATTGGGGGTTAGTTTTATGCCCTTTGTCATGATCATTATGGTTGGGGCTTCCGCCAGTTTTGCCACCCCCATTGGTTACCAAACCAATCTCATGGTCTATGGCCCAGGGGGATATCGCTTCATGGACTTTATGCGCATTGGCTTACCCCTCAATCTTTTATTCTGGGCGGTGACCGTGACCATTACCCCTTGGATTTACCCCTTCTAA
- a CDS encoding iron uptake porin: MTKLFWKSLVVTPVLLGAALVASSASAQELNTQDTLSQINQYVSEGDSLSQLRSVSQLSDVRPTDWAYQAVRSLVERYNCVAGYPDGTFRGGRAMTRYEAAALVNSCMDTVNDLIAAATADLVTKEDLAVLQRLQEEFQAELATLRGRVDSLEARTAELEANQFSTTTKLEGEALFVLADAFNNDVDTGNAVFGGRVRLNLNTSFTGSDLLRTGLEAENIKNVSSMSPGGLSGGAGGLEYASDSAFDGGAANEVSTVLDALWYRFPVGEKAEVTLGPIGVDNSLFVPTTVWSGGFSTDYLDTTAIYEQDSDEAGIGGNYQFNDTFNFAAGYTANIQADDPAQGVFNSDYAAFAQLTATTGKFTGALTYGREYVSTTGNLWDTVGTANAADPFSTAPASSDTVGLVMAYQFSPKFILQGYAAHGWLNSEVSTASARSLAAGLGFIFPDALIEGNEAGIAFGIAPYVYNASGGATKDNNTPIAVDLYYDWKISDNISVIPTAVLLFNGNGGTTTDDFEAVTAVKTRFRF; the protein is encoded by the coding sequence ATGACCAAATTGTTCTGGAAATCGTTGGTGGTAACACCAGTTCTCTTGGGTGCAGCCTTGGTGGCTAGCAGCGCGTCTGCCCAGGAGTTGAATACTCAAGATACTTTGTCCCAAATTAACCAGTACGTGAGCGAAGGCGACAGCCTCAGCCAGCTCCGTTCTGTCAGCCAACTCAGCGATGTCCGCCCCACGGACTGGGCTTACCAAGCGGTTCGCTCCTTGGTTGAGCGCTACAACTGCGTTGCTGGTTATCCTGATGGCACTTTCCGGGGGGGTCGCGCCATGACCCGTTACGAGGCTGCTGCCCTCGTCAACTCCTGTATGGACACCGTGAATGATCTGATTGCCGCTGCCACTGCTGACTTGGTCACCAAAGAAGACCTGGCTGTGCTGCAACGTCTGCAAGAAGAATTCCAAGCTGAACTGGCTACCCTGCGCGGTCGTGTGGACTCCCTGGAAGCCCGCACCGCTGAACTGGAAGCCAACCAGTTCTCCACCACCACCAAGCTGGAAGGGGAAGCCCTCTTTGTCCTAGCTGATGCATTTAACAATGACGTTGACACCGGCAACGCTGTGTTTGGCGGTCGGGTTCGTCTGAACCTCAACACCAGCTTCACCGGCAGCGACCTGTTACGCACCGGCCTAGAAGCTGAAAACATCAAGAACGTTTCTAGCATGTCACCTGGTGGACTTAGCGGAGGAGCCGGTGGACTAGAGTACGCCAGTGACTCTGCCTTTGATGGTGGTGCAGCTAATGAGGTGTCTACCGTCTTAGATGCCCTGTGGTACCGCTTCCCCGTGGGTGAGAAAGCTGAAGTTACCCTGGGTCCTATCGGTGTTGATAACTCCTTATTTGTGCCGACTACCGTCTGGAGTGGTGGCTTCAGCACCGACTACCTCGATACCACTGCTATCTACGAGCAAGACTCGGATGAAGCCGGTATCGGTGGTAACTACCAATTCAACGACACCTTCAACTTCGCCGCCGGTTACACCGCCAACATCCAGGCTGATGATCCCGCCCAAGGGGTGTTCAACAGTGATTATGCTGCCTTCGCCCAATTGACCGCTACAACCGGTAAGTTCACCGGTGCTCTGACCTATGGTCGTGAGTACGTCAGCACTACTGGTAATCTCTGGGATACTGTGGGTACAGCCAATGCTGCTGATCCCTTTAGTACTGCCCCCGCCTCTTCTGATACTGTCGGTTTGGTGATGGCCTATCAGTTCTCCCCCAAGTTCATCCTCCAGGGTTATGCAGCCCATGGTTGGTTGAACTCTGAAGTCTCCACTGCTAGCGCCCGCTCCTTGGCTGCTGGTCTAGGCTTCATCTTCCCCGATGCTCTCATTGAAGGTAACGAGGCTGGGATTGCTTTTGGGATTGCTCCCTATGTCTACAACGCCAGTGGTGGTGCTACTAAGGATAACAACACTCCTATTGCCGTTGACCTGTACTACGACTGGAAGATTAGCGACAACATCAGCGTGATCCCCACGGCTGTCCTTCTCTTCAACGGCAACGGTGGTACGACTACGGATGACTTTGAAGCCGTCACTGCCGTCAAGACTCGCTTCAGGTTCTAG
- a CDS encoding iron uptake porin has translation MSKLFLKSLVMTPVLLGAALVASSVSAQELNAEETLSQLSQYTAGNDSMGQLRSVSQLSDVRPTDWAYQAVRSLVERYNCVAGYPDGTFRGGRAMTRYEAAALVNSCMDTVNDLIAAATADLVTKEDLAVLQRLQEEFQAELATLRGRVDSLEARTAELEANQFSTTTKLGGGAIFSLNDAFGNSTDTTDNTVFGGRVRLSFDTSFTGSDLLRTRLEAENIKNVSNFNTGSLEYSGSGADVDGGAGSEVSVILDSFWYQFPVGEKAEITVGPIGVAPGNFVPTTVWGGGFISDYFDTGSALYETDSDESGLGGNYQVNEYFNIAAGYSADNLSDDPNAGVFNHNYTAMTQLTGTTGKFTGALVYAHSYNNAGDVWSSKGTTLSADPFGNTPTTSDTVGVLMSYQFSPKFILQGYAGHAWMSHETTSANAKSLSAGLGFIFPDALIEGNEAGVAVGIPPYNYNSTAASNPNMPLAADIYYDWKISDNIKVTPAVLLLFNANGGSTAGDDFEAVTAIKTTFRF, from the coding sequence ATGTCTAAGTTATTTTTGAAGTCTCTGGTGATGACACCAGTACTTTTGGGTGCAGCCTTGGTGGCTAGCAGCGTGTCTGCCCAAGAACTAAATGCGGAAGAGACCTTGTCCCAACTGAGCCAGTACACCGCTGGTAACGACAGCATGGGTCAGCTCCGTTCCGTCAGCCAACTCAGCGATGTGCGCCCCACGGACTGGGCGTACCAAGCGGTTCGCTCCTTGGTTGAGCGCTACAACTGCGTTGCTGGTTATCCCGATGGCACCTTCCGGGGGGGTCGCGCCATGACCCGTTACGAGGCTGCTGCCCTCGTCAACTCCTGTATGGACACCGTGAACGATCTGATTGCCGCTGCCACCGCTGACCTGGTCACCAAAGAAGACCTGGCTGTGCTGCAACGTCTGCAAGAGGAATTCCAGGCTGAACTGGCTACCCTGCGCGGTCGTGTGGACTCCCTGGAAGCCCGCACTGCTGAACTGGAAGCCAACCAGTTCTCCACCACCACCAAATTGGGCGGTGGCGCGATCTTCTCCCTGAATGATGCTTTCGGTAATAGTACCGATACGACCGATAACACTGTGTTTGGCGGTCGGGTTCGTCTGAGCTTTGACACCAGCTTTACGGGTTCAGACTTGCTGCGGACTCGTCTGGAAGCGGAGAACATCAAGAACGTCAGTAACTTCAACACCGGTTCTTTAGAGTACTCTGGTAGTGGTGCTGACGTTGATGGTGGTGCCGGTAGCGAAGTGTCCGTGATCCTAGACTCTTTCTGGTACCAGTTCCCGGTGGGTGAGAAGGCCGAAATTACCGTCGGTCCGATCGGGGTTGCTCCCGGTAACTTTGTGCCCACTACAGTGTGGGGCGGTGGCTTTATCTCTGACTACTTCGACACCGGTAGCGCCCTCTACGAAACCGACTCTGATGAGTCTGGCTTGGGTGGTAACTACCAAGTCAACGAGTACTTCAACATTGCTGCCGGTTACTCCGCCGACAACCTGTCGGATGATCCAAACGCCGGTGTCTTTAACCATAACTACACCGCTATGACCCAGTTGACGGGAACTACCGGTAAGTTCACCGGTGCCCTTGTTTATGCCCACTCCTACAACAATGCTGGTGATGTGTGGAGTAGCAAGGGAACAACTCTCTCGGCGGATCCCTTCGGTAATACTCCTACGACCTCCGACACAGTTGGGGTTCTGATGTCCTACCAGTTCTCACCCAAGTTTATCCTCCAGGGCTATGCCGGTCATGCGTGGATGAGCCATGAAACCACCTCGGCTAATGCCAAGTCCCTGTCTGCGGGTCTGGGCTTTATCTTCCCCGATGCTCTGATTGAGGGGAATGAGGCAGGTGTGGCTGTGGGGATTCCGCCCTATAACTACAACAGTACTGCTGCGTCTAACCCTAACATGCCTCTGGCTGCTGACATCTACTACGACTGGAAGATCAGTGACAATATCAAGGTGACTCCTGCGGTGTTGCTGCTCTTCAATGCCAACGGTGGTAGCACTGCCGGTGATGATTTTGAAGCTGTGACTGCGATCAAGACTACTTTCCGGTTCTAA